Within the Paludisphaera rhizosphaerae genome, the region GACCCCCATGTGCAGCGTCGTCCCTGCGGGGAGGCGTTCGACGCGCTTGGCCAGGCCGGCGACCTGGATCTCGAAGATCTCGGCGCAGCGGCGGTTCAACTCGGGGCCGTTCGCCGGGACGAAGGGCGCGGCGGGGACGAACCGCTTGAGGTCGGGACGCTCCGACAGCCCCAGGCCGACGCCGATGCGGCGAAACGGGCGGACTGGTCCGACGGGCCATTCAAACGTCGCCGCCGACCGTCGCTCGAACGTTAGCCGGTCGACGTCCACGTCGGCCTCGATCCAGTACGATCCCCGTTCGATCGGCTGGCCGTCTCCCACGCGGCGGGACTCGGCGAGCATCCGGCCGTCCTCGGCGATCAGGCAGTGGCCGCCGAAGACGAGGTCGGTCGTCGACTCGGAGGGGCCTGATCCGCTGTAGGCGTAGGCCGCCATGCAACGCCCGGACTGACCGACGACGAGGTCGGTCCGATACGCGCTCTTGCCGATCGTCTCATTGCTGGCCGAGAGGTTCAGAAGGATCGTCGCCCCGGCCAGAGCCTGCGAGGCGCTCGGGGGGATGGGGAGCCAAAGGTCCTCGCAGATCTCCACGCCCAGGATCACGTCGCGGCCGGCGTCGCCCGCGCCCTCGACGGGGAAAAGCAGGTCGATGCCGAAGGGCGTCGGTCGGCCCAGCAGGTCGATCTCGGCCGGTTCCTCGCCCCGCGCCGGGTGGAACCAGCGGCGCTCGTAGAATTCCTTGTAGTTCGGCAGGTGTTGTTTGGGGACGAGCCCGCGCACGCCCGAACCGTCGATCACCGCCGCACAATTGTAAAGGTGTGGGCCGACCCCCAGCGGCAGCCCGACGACAACGATCCGCGGCTGGCCCGTGTTGGCCTCGACGACCGCCGCCAGTGCGTCGACCGCGGCGTTCAGCAGGGTGGGCTGGTAAAAGAGGTCCGCACAGGTGTAGCCGGTGAGGCAAAGCTCCGGGAAGAGGACGACGTCGCAGCCCTCCGTCCGTTCCAGCACGCCGACGACCTCGCGGGCGTTGGCCGCCGGGTCGCCTACCGAAGTTCGAATCGTCGCCGAGGCGACGCGGACGATTCCGAATGCGTTCATATCATCCCCGGAGCATCATCGCCCGGTCGATTGACCGGAGCTTCTCATCGAGAGTAAAACAGGATGGGTTCGGCATCAATGCAGGTCATGCGCCGCAAGCCTCCCGCGTCATCCTCGACAGGCCCCCGCCGGGCCGGTTCGGAACGGAGCCCCGGCCATGCAATCTGAGCCTTCAGGTTCCCCCTCGGAGTCCCCTGGCTCGGAATCGGCTCGGCCCTTCCGATTGAGCCACGCCATGGTTCTGACAGCCGCCGCCGGCCTAACCTTCGCCGCCTGGCCGCTCATGGATCGGATGATCCTGACCTCGCGCGAATTGAGCGGGCTCCCCCCCGAATGGCCGTCCCGATTTGTCCTCACGTTCTATTGTTGGTGCCCCTTCTTGGCCATCGCTCGCCTCATGGGGCCCCGGGAGCGAAGGCGGCAGGCGGCGCGGTCGTACGGGACGGCGGCCGTGGCCGCGGGGACGGCGGCGTTGGGCTTCGCTCTCATCTTGTCGCTGGCACAACTCCTCTTGCCTAAGTATGGGATTTACACGGCGTTCCTGCTGGAATCCGCGGCGTCGAAATCGCTAGCGATCGACCCTGAATACTGTGAACTCGTGGATGGTCTGGCCCGGAGCGGCCCCGCCGCGACGTGTGCGATCCTCGGAGCGTGGTCAACTCTCGCGCTGACGGGCGTGGGCCGACGTCCCGCGGGGTGGCTCGACTGGTTCTGCTTGACATCGTCGATCCTGCTCGTGCTCTGCGTCGCGTTCCATGACCTCGCGACGTGCTTGATCTAGGTAACGGAGCTCCGGCTATGCAGGCTGAACCTTCGGCATCACTGGCGGAGGTCTCCGATCTGGAAGCAGTCCAGCCGCTCCGGATCGTTCACATGATGGCGTTGACGGCTGGGGTCGCGGCAACTCTCGCGGCATGGCCGCTGATGGACAGGATGATCTTGGACTCGATCGAGTTGGGTGGACTTCCCCCCAGGTGGTCTCCCAGAATCGTAGTCATGTTCTGTTGTTGGTGCCCCTTTCTGGCCATCGCTCGGCTCGCGAGGCCTCGGGATCGAAGGCGGTGGGCGGCGCGGTCGTACGGGACGGCGTCCGTCGCGGCGTCTTCGGCGGCGCTGGGGGCGGTGCTCATCGTTTCCTTGGGCGAATTCCGGCGACTGCGGGTCTCTCCCCTTTGGGACTGGTACGACCCGGCTCCCGACTTACGGGGGGCTTATCGCTCGATTTTTCTCAGCGAGTACAGCCCACTTGTGAATAGCCTGGGCGGCAGCGGGCGCGCCGTGGCCTGCGCGATCGTCGGAGCCTGGTTGACTCTCGCGTTGACGGGCGCTGGCCGACGGCCGACGGGATGGTTCGATTGGGTGTGTCTGGCATCGTCGGCGGCCTTTGTCTCCTTCGTCGCGTTTTATCCCTTCGCGGCGTTTGTACGGAACTCCTGGTGAGAACCGACGGTAGGCTTTGGGGTCGAGGAGAAGCGTCCATGCCGGAAGAGGCCCCGCAAGTCGGCGCCGCCAGACCCGTCGTTGGCCACCGACATCGTCTCCGCCGACGGCCTTATCGCTTGATCCACCTCATGGCGATCACGGCGGCGGTCGCCTTGACCATCGGCCTGCCGCCGACGCTCGTGACGGTGCTCAAGAATCCGCGGGGGTACTGGTCGCCGCAGGATCGGGCGACGTACATCGTCGTGGCGGCCCTGGCTTTCTGGACGCCGGTCCTCGCTCTGATCGCGATGGCGCGGGGACGCGTGGAACTGCGGCGTTCGGCGAGGTCGTACGGCGGGGCGAGCGTGCTCGCGGCGACGGCGGCGATGACTTTGCTCTGCACTCGGGTCTTCCTGGCGACCTTGGCGTATGAGTTCCATCAACTCAACTGGTTCGGGCAGATTCCCGGCAAGAAAGCGACCCTCTGGCCGGGCTGGCCGCTTGAGAAGACGCTCGGCGCTCTGATCTTCTCGCATCCCGATTCGTACTTCAGCCCGCTCGCCTGGCGAGTCGTGGCCGAGGGAGCCGAGGGGATCGTCGCCGCGATTGTCGCTGTCTGGGTCGTGCTTGCACTTTCCGGCAAGGGGCGACGTCCAGTCCCTCTGTTTGACCAATGTTGTTTCTTCGTGGGCCTGGGCTGGGTGCTCTGGCTCCTTTGGCGTGACGTCGCCCCGCCGCTCCCCCTCTTCTGACGTCGGCGGACTTGCGACGATCCTCGATCGGATGGACTTATGTTGTATCCCAAGCGTCGATTTCTCTTCACGGCCCTGCTGGCGGCGTTCGTCGCGACGGCCCGAGCCCAGGTTCCGACCTCGGCCGAGCCCGAGGAACATCCTGCGTTCGCGAAGCCGGGGACGCCCCGACGTTCCGAGCGGATCCGCTCGTTCGACGTCAAACACATCCGGGCCGACCTGAAGCTGGATCTGGAGGCCGGGACCATCGCGGGGACTGTCGCCCACACCATCGCCCCGCTGCACGCGCCTTTGTCTCGGCTGGAACTGGATTGCGGGGCGAAGCTCAAGGTCGGA harbors:
- a CDS encoding NAD(+) synthase — translated: MNAFGIVRVASATIRTSVGDPAANAREVVGVLERTEGCDVVLFPELCLTGYTCADLFYQPTLLNAAVDALAAVVEANTGQPRIVVVGLPLGVGPHLYNCAAVIDGSGVRGLVPKQHLPNYKEFYERRWFHPARGEEPAEIDLLGRPTPFGIDLLFPVEGAGDAGRDVILGVEICEDLWLPIPPSASQALAGATILLNLSASNETIGKSAYRTDLVVGQSGRCMAAYAYSGSGPSESTTDLVFGGHCLIAEDGRMLAESRRVGDGQPIERGSYWIEADVDVDRLTFERRSAATFEWPVGPVRPFRRIGVGLGLSERPDLKRFVPAAPFVPANGPELNRRCAEIFEIQVAGLAKRVERLPAGTTLHMGVSGGLDSTLALLVAVKTLDLLGMDRKLLHGLTMPGFGTTNRTRTNAVDLMEHLGVSSETIDISGLAFQSFRELGHSPFGIDARHMNLSAFRAALLELPEENRKDLTFENVQARLRTFLLMSRGFVVGTGDLSEMALGWSTYNADHMSMYNPNCSIPKTLVRFLVLYAANHEFPAGPTRDTLTSIAETTISPELLPTSKRGEILQATEDSLGPYELHDFFLYHAIRWGCPPEKILYLSRFADFSKPYPPALVEKTLRTFITRFFAQQYKRSCVPDGPKVGTVSLSPRGDWRMPSDADASAWLRWAEQD